Below is a genomic region from Thermodesulfovibrionales bacterium.
CATCGGTATACCTTAGACCGAGCACACCTATACTTCTCTTCATTGAGCCTATCTGGGTAACAACATATCCATCATCAATAAGAGGGGTGTCGGATTTAAAAGCCTTCTCCAGAATTGGTCCAGCCATCTCAAGGTGCTCTGGTATGGAATATAATTTATTGAATCTTCCTTGATCAGTTTCGTATATATAGATAGCTCCCTCTGAGGCCTTTGTCTCTTTAAGGGCATTTTCAAGCCCGAATTTTACAGCTGTTGGTATATCAAAGGTATGCATTATCTCGCTACTCGCCATATGGAGTCTTGTGAACATTTTTAATCTGTTTATTTCATTCAGGAGCTCAAGCTTATATATAACATCCCTTACGGTCATCTCTAGGTCTTCTCTTCTGAAGGGTTTATTGATGAAATCATAGACTCCCAGTTTTATAGCCTCAACAGCAAGTCTGTAATCTCCGTGACCTGTAATCACGATAAAGGCTGCATCAGGTGATTTTTCCTTTATCTTTGCCATCAGGTCAAGGCCGCTCATCACAGGCATCCTTATATCTGTTATCAAAAGGTCAAAAGGATAGGTGTTCCAGATATTTAGGGCCTCGAGGGGATTACCCGTATCAACAATCTCAAACCCCAGGCCTTTCAAAATATCCCTGCAGAGCTGCCTGATCAGAGGATCGTCATCAACAACAAGTATCCTTTTCATAATGTCTTAAGCAGATCTTTGACCATCTCCCTGGCACTGTTAAAAATGGAGATGGTTCCTGGCTCAGCATAATCCCTGTAGGTAAAGATATGAGGTTTAAAGGTATTATCTTTATAGTAAAGGGTTATCTCAGCATAAATACCCTTTCCAAGATAAATCCTGTGGCAGTAGTTTTTTGTTGAGGCAAGGACAACCTTTGATGGTGTTAAATAACCGGGATCGAGATTTATCCTCCTTTTACCGCTTACAGAAAAAATTTCCTCTATCTCATTTGTCCTTAACTTGATATCTGCAAGGGATGAGGGATCAATTATATTTTTAAAAAAGATAAAAAATCTCTTAAGATTTTCTCCCATCTCTTTTCTGTAATAATCTGTCCATTTCCACTCCTTAAGAGGTGTGCTGTAAAGGATCTCTCCAAATTCCTTATTGAGCAGCGGCATAACTGTCTCAGTTATTTCCTCTTCAGCTAAAAGTATCCCTGTAAATAATACCGCCTTTTCAGCTTCTCTCAGTCTGCCCAATTCTTACCGTGACTTTATCTTCTATTGTTAAAACTAACTTCTCAGTATGCCATTTATATATTCCTGAAAGTCAGGGGAATCCCAGTCAAAAGGCCCGATGATTCTATGAAGGAGTCTGCCATCCCTTCCTATTATATAGGTCTCGGGTACTCCTGTAAGACCAAAGATCTGAGCAGCCCTCTGTTCATGATCAATAAATACAGGAAAATCATAATTCATCTGTTTCAGGAATCCCAGTGCCTGGAATGGATCATCTCTGTAAAGGACAGTAAGAACTCTAACGCCGTTTCCATTAAATTTTTTATAAAATCTCTGCATTGATGGCATCTCTTCCTTACAGGACGGACACCAGGTTGCCCAGAAATTGATTATTATTATAGAACCCTTTCCATCATCAATTGACCAGTTTCTTGTACCATCAGCTGCTCTGAGAGTAAAAAATGGCACCGAAGACCCCTCTTTGAGGAACTCCTCCTTTTTCTGACAGGAATAGATGACAAGACTAAAGCAGAAGAGAAGTAGCAGATAAGGAGATTTCATAAAATTTATCTTTTTTCTCATATTCTTCAGTCCCTGACAGGCTAGTAACTAACCTGTCTCTACGAGGCTTTCCTCTTCAGCATGGAATACCGGGGTGCCATTTTCAATGGTAACCCTTATCTTGCCAGGCTCATTAAATCTACCCTTTATAAATTCCTCTGCGAGGGGCTCCTCAATGACCTTCTGTACAGCCCTCCTCATAGGTCTTGCTCCATATGCTGGCTGATAGAATTGTTCAAGTATCCATTCCTTGACCTTTTCATCAACCTCCAGATAAAGACCTTTCTGGCTCAGCTGACTATTAAGCTGACTTACGAGCAGATCAAGTATTTCAAGTAAGTGATGTTTCTCGAGAGGATGAAATACCACTATCTCATCCACCCTGTTTAGAAACTCTGGATTAAATACCCGCTTCAATTCATTTAGAACATGTTCCTTTATCCTTCTGTAACGATCCTCTGAATCAGCCCGCTGGAACCCAAGGGGTGTTTCTCTTTCAATGATCTTTGCACCCACATTTGATGTCATTATTATGACTGTATTTTTAAAATCAACCTTTCTTCCAAAGCTGTCTGTAAGAACACCCTCATCAAGGATCTGAAGCAGTATATTGAAGACATCAGGATGGGCCTTTTCTATTTCATCAAAAAGCACCACAGAATAGGGTCTCTTTCTTATCTTCTCTGTCAGCTGGCCTCCCTCTTCATAACCCACATATCCGGGAGGTGCACCTGTAAGTCTTGAGACATTGAATCTCTCCATGTATTCAGACATATCAATCTTTACGAGGGCATTTTCGTTGTTAAAGAGGAACTCAGCAAGTGCCTTCGCAAGCTCGGTCTTTCCTACGCCGGTCGGCCCCAAGAAAAAGAATGAACCGATCGGCCTGTTTCTGCTCTTCAGACCCGCCCTTGATCTCCTGATTGCCCTTGCCACAGCCCTTATGGCTTCATCCTGCGCAACAATCCTTTTATGAAGCTCATCTTCCATCCTGAGGAGTTTCTCTGACTCCTTCTCCTCAAGCTTTACAAGAGGTATGCCGGTCATCATCGAAACAGTATAGGCAACATCCTCTTCTGTCATGATTGGTATCTCATTTGAAATTTTTGAGCGCCACTTCTTTGAAAGATTCTCGTAAATGCGTCTCAGCTTGTCCTCTTCTATCTTGAGCTCGCTTGCCTTTTCATAATCATGAAGCTTCATGTATAGGTTCTTTTCCTTCGCAATCCTCATGAGGTCAAGCTCAAGGTCTTTTAGCTCCTTGGGCGGCATGTTCCTTTTGAGCTTAAGTCTTGAAC
It encodes:
- a CDS encoding DUF4416 family protein, which produces MGRLREAEKAVLFTGILLAEEEITETVMPLLNKEFGEILYSTPLKEWKWTDYYRKEMGENLKRFFIFFKNIIDPSSLADIKLRTNEIEEIFSVSGKRRINLDPGYLTPSKVVLASTKNYCHRIYLGKGIYAEITLYYKDNTFKPHIFTYRDYAEPGTISIFNSAREMVKDLLKTL
- a CDS encoding TlpA family protein disulfide reductase, yielding MKSPYLLLLFCFSLVIYSCQKKEEFLKEGSSVPFFTLRAADGTRNWSIDDGKGSIIIINFWATWCPSCKEEMPSMQRFYKKFNGNGVRVLTVLYRDDPFQALGFLKQMNYDFPVFIDHEQRAAQIFGLTGVPETYIIGRDGRLLHRIIGPFDWDSPDFQEYINGILRS
- a CDS encoding ATP-dependent Clp protease ATP-binding subunit — encoded protein: MFDRFTERGRRVIIFAREEAEKRNNDYLGTEHLLLALLREEDGLPVLILKKMGLSIEEIRMEVERTLPVGTNVLTFGEIPFTPRAKKVLELAIEEARLLGHNYIGSEHLLLGILREEEGIAGKILRSLGANLLGARQLAINLSVRPSMATKDKRQHTPVLDEFGRDLTQMAREGKLDPVIGRDDEIERILQILGRRIKNNPVLIGEPGVGKTAIVEGLAQRIVAGDVPEHLIGKRIVSLDLGALIAGTKYRGQFEERVKLVMKEIMQSDNIILFVDELHTLIGAGAAEGSVDASSMLKPALARGEIKCIGATTIDEYRKYIEKDGALERRFQPVYVQPPSAEDTVEILKGLKAKYESHHKVKITLEAIQAAVELSERYITDRYLPDKAIDVIDETGSRLKLKRNMPPKELKDLELDLMRIAKEKNLYMKLHDYEKASELKIEEDKLRRIYENLSKKWRSKISNEIPIMTEEDVAYTVSMMTGIPLVKLEEKESEKLLRMEDELHKRIVAQDEAIRAVARAIRRSRAGLKSRNRPIGSFFFLGPTGVGKTELAKALAEFLFNNENALVKIDMSEYMERFNVSRLTGAPPGYVGYEEGGQLTEKIRKRPYSVVLFDEIEKAHPDVFNILLQILDEGVLTDSFGRKVDFKNTVIIMTSNVGAKIIERETPLGFQRADSEDRYRRIKEHVLNELKRVFNPEFLNRVDEIVVFHPLEKHHLLEILDLLVSQLNSQLSQKGLYLEVDEKVKEWILEQFYQPAYGARPMRRAVQKVIEEPLAEEFIKGRFNEPGKIRVTIENGTPVFHAEEESLVETG